A DNA window from Halomicrobium mukohataei DSM 12286 contains the following coding sequences:
- a CDS encoding precorrin-3B C(17)-methyltransferase, translating to MAAESPDDSDASGEKRPASESRDHGTLSVVGIGPGLPHAMTQEAKDVIRTADCVIASNLYQEFLRKDGTLPPESAAIEAAADGGADSESGTVLERPNGTRQELVRSSMGRQIELAREAFERVRAGEDVAHVSGGDPNVYGKSDLLYTMAEAEGATDVPIEVVPGVTAALGGAANLGAPLSNDFCTISLSDKWRGWDEIEEKLRAAAISGFVVVLYNCWRDYERAIDVLREERADDVPVGIFNDAGRGEAGRNLEDETHTITTLGAATDHDDEVGGMGTSILVGNHETEVWENDYGKHLVTPRGGRDVDDF from the coding sequence ATGGCAGCGGAGTCGCCCGACGACTCGGACGCGAGCGGCGAGAAACGACCCGCGAGCGAATCCCGAGACCACGGCACGCTCTCCGTCGTCGGGATCGGTCCCGGCCTCCCCCACGCGATGACACAGGAGGCGAAAGACGTGATCCGCACCGCGGACTGCGTCATCGCCTCCAACCTCTACCAGGAGTTCCTCCGCAAGGACGGCACGCTGCCACCCGAGAGCGCGGCGATCGAGGCGGCCGCGGACGGAGGGGCCGACAGCGAGTCGGGGACCGTCCTCGAACGGCCAAACGGGACCCGCCAGGAGCTGGTGCGCTCCTCGATGGGCCGCCAGATCGAACTCGCCAGAGAGGCCTTCGAGCGGGTTCGAGCGGGAGAGGATGTGGCCCACGTCTCGGGCGGCGACCCGAACGTCTACGGCAAGAGCGACCTGCTGTACACGATGGCCGAGGCCGAGGGAGCGACCGACGTGCCCATCGAGGTCGTCCCCGGCGTGACGGCGGCGCTTGGCGGCGCGGCCAACCTCGGCGCGCCGCTGTCGAACGACTTCTGTACGATCTCGCTGTCCGACAAGTGGCGCGGCTGGGACGAGATCGAGGAGAAGCTCCGGGCCGCGGCGATCAGCGGCTTCGTCGTCGTCCTCTACAACTGCTGGCGCGACTACGAGCGCGCCATCGACGTGCTCCGCGAGGAGCGGGCCGACGACGTGCCGGTGGGCATCTTCAACGACGCCGGCCGGGGCGAGGCCGGTCGCAATCTGGAGGACGAGACCCACACGATCACGACGCTGGGCGCGGCGACCGACCACGACGACGAGGTCGGCGGCATGGGCACCTCGATCCTCGTGGGCAACCACGAGACGGAGGTCTGGGAGAACGACTACGGCAAACACCTCGTCACCCCGCGCGGCGGGCGTGACGTCGACGACTTCTAA
- a CDS encoding TatD family hydrolase, with protein sequence MDELDTPVLDNHLHLDPVNGRGVEAVAEFADHGGTHLNVLNKPSWNLVEAATDESIFRECFDLTVEITAAADEVLPGRAWPVLGVHPALISQLVDDGYTPAQARDIMQAGLDVAAEYVADGPALAIKSGRPHYEVDDAVWEASNAVMRHAFDLAGEVGCVVQLHTEGGEEFTEIAEWAESEGLPREQVVKHYSNGRVRGPVKSVIANKDDIEDAIETDEPFLMETDYIDDPDRPGAVLGPKTVPRRVRWLLEEGHDEAVHRAHVETPARVYGIDTEATLDG encoded by the coding sequence ATGGACGAACTCGACACGCCGGTGCTGGACAACCACCTCCACCTCGATCCGGTCAACGGTCGCGGGGTCGAAGCCGTCGCGGAGTTCGCCGACCACGGCGGCACCCACCTGAACGTGCTGAACAAGCCCTCCTGGAACCTCGTCGAGGCGGCCACCGACGAGTCGATCTTCCGGGAGTGTTTCGATCTGACGGTCGAGATCACGGCGGCGGCCGACGAGGTCCTGCCCGGGAGGGCCTGGCCGGTGCTTGGCGTCCACCCGGCGCTGATCAGCCAGCTCGTCGACGACGGCTACACGCCCGCGCAAGCCCGGGACATCATGCAGGCCGGGCTGGACGTGGCCGCCGAGTACGTCGCCGACGGTCCGGCGCTGGCGATCAAGTCCGGGCGGCCCCACTACGAGGTCGACGACGCCGTCTGGGAGGCGTCGAACGCGGTGATGCGCCACGCCTTCGATCTGGCCGGCGAGGTGGGCTGTGTCGTCCAGCTCCACACGGAGGGCGGCGAGGAGTTCACCGAGATCGCCGAGTGGGCCGAGAGCGAGGGGCTGCCCCGCGAGCAGGTCGTCAAACACTACTCGAACGGCCGCGTCCGCGGCCCGGTCAAGAGCGTCATCGCCAACAAAGACGACATCGAGGACGCTATCGAGACCGACGAGCCGTTCCTGATGGAGACCGACTACATCGACGACCCCGACCGACCCGGCGCGGTGCTCGGACCGAAGACAGTCCCGCGGCGGGTCCGGTGGCTCCTGGAGGAGGGTCACGACGAGGCCGTCCACCGGGCCCACGTCGAGACGCCCGCCCGCGTGTACGGCATCGACACCGAAGCGACGCTGGACGGGTGA
- a CDS encoding response regulator — translation MARTDHRPLVLVVEDEESVAETYALALEEGFETRVAIGGAAGLDAIDDDVDAVLLDRRMPEMHGDDVLAELRERGYDCPVIMATAVGPDLNILEMDFDDYLTKPIDGETLRETVAQHVDREPDERLDEFFELRSKLDVLESEQPQYELADSEEYQELKRRASELRGQLEAEIDDFESVVETHEQIERGS, via the coding sequence GTGGCACGAACGGATCACCGGCCGCTCGTCCTCGTCGTCGAAGACGAGGAGAGCGTGGCCGAGACATACGCGCTCGCCCTCGAGGAGGGGTTCGAGACACGCGTCGCGATCGGTGGAGCCGCCGGTCTCGACGCCATCGACGACGACGTCGACGCCGTGTTGCTCGACCGGCGAATGCCGGAGATGCACGGGGACGACGTGCTCGCCGAGTTGCGCGAGCGAGGGTACGACTGTCCCGTGATCATGGCGACCGCCGTCGGTCCGGACCTCAACATTCTGGAGATGGACTTCGACGACTACCTGACGAAACCGATCGACGGAGAGACGCTGCGCGAGACGGTCGCCCAGCACGTCGACCGAGAGCCCGACGAGCGGCTCGACGAGTTCTTCGAGCTCCGGTCGAAACTCGACGTGCTCGAATCCGAGCAGCCACAGTACGAGCTGGCCGACAGCGAGGAGTACCAGGAGCTAAAGCGGCGGGCGAGCGAGCTCCGCGGGCAACTCGAAGCCGAGATCGACGACTTCGAGAGCGTCGTCGAGACCCACGAACAGATCGAGCGGGGAAGCTAG
- a CDS encoding cobalt-precorrin-4/precorrin-4 C(11)-methyltransferase, translating into MTDPQDAIDAATDDRADRDERIQAHAAGDVQDGIPFVGAGPGDPGLLTVTGRELVEDADLVVHAGSLVNSELLDAYCADAEQVSSIGKDLEELVPLMRDAYEDGRDVVRLHSGDPAIYGAALEQMDALEHEGVPTYIVPGVTSAFAASATLRTQLTLNGVANHVAFTRPQGKTLDAEDDHISEFVEMGDVTTCLYLGTHAVAETMDRLLDDGHDPDTPVAVVYHASWPDEDVIEGTIETIGDRVEAAGYRASALVVIGDAARKAGYERSYLYDGWANRDGSESEADD; encoded by the coding sequence ATGACGGACCCACAGGACGCGATCGACGCGGCCACAGACGACCGCGCGGACCGCGACGAACGGATACAGGCCCACGCCGCTGGCGACGTACAGGACGGGATCCCCTTCGTCGGTGCCGGCCCCGGCGATCCGGGACTGCTGACGGTCACCGGCAGGGAACTGGTCGAGGACGCGGATCTGGTCGTCCACGCCGGCTCGCTGGTCAACAGCGAGCTGCTCGACGCCTACTGTGCGGACGCCGAACAGGTTTCGAGCATCGGCAAGGACCTCGAAGAGCTGGTGCCGCTGATGCGAGACGCCTACGAGGACGGACGTGACGTGGTGCGACTCCACAGCGGCGATCCGGCGATCTACGGCGCGGCGCTGGAACAGATGGACGCGCTGGAACACGAGGGCGTTCCGACCTACATCGTCCCCGGCGTGACCTCGGCGTTCGCGGCGAGTGCGACGCTGCGGACCCAGCTGACCCTGAACGGCGTGGCGAACCACGTCGCCTTCACCCGCCCGCAGGGCAAGACCCTCGACGCCGAGGACGACCACATCTCCGAGTTCGTCGAGATGGGCGACGTGACGACCTGTCTCTACCTCGGCACCCACGCCGTCGCCGAGACGATGGACCGCCTGCTCGACGACGGTCACGACCCGGACACGCCGGTCGCCGTCGTCTATCACGCCTCCTGGCCGGACGAGGACGTGATCGAGGGAACGATCGAGACGATCGGCGACCGCGTCGAGGCCGCCGGCTACCGCGCCTCGGCGCTGGTGGTGATCGGCGACGCGGCCCGGAAGGCGGGCTACGAACGCTCGTATCTGTACGACGGCTGGGCGAATCGTGACGGAAGCGAGAGCGAGGCGGACGACTGA
- a CDS encoding amphi-Trp domain-containing protein yields the protein MPEEVLFESESDQRRTDVAAYLRQVADSLDADGPLTLRAGDQSVTMELPETVEFEVKAEREGPTDGDGELSVEFELEWPENADGGASGSSLEIE from the coding sequence ATGCCCGAAGAAGTCCTCTTCGAGTCCGAATCCGACCAGCGCCGTACCGATGTCGCCGCGTACCTCCGGCAGGTCGCCGACAGCCTCGACGCGGACGGACCGCTCACGCTGCGTGCGGGCGACCAGTCCGTGACGATGGAGCTCCCGGAGACCGTCGAGTTCGAGGTGAAAGCCGAACGCGAAGGACCGACCGACGGCGACGGCGAACTCAGCGTCGAGTTCGAACTGGAGTGGCCGGAGAACGCCGACGGCGGTGCCAGCGGTAGCTCCCTGGAGATCGAGTGA
- the cobJ gene encoding precorrin-3B C(17)-methyltransferase: MSTDDTTDASTDTESNCGASSTDDDSAATCGAGSDSSSSGSGCGGSDSTTDEKVGATVDDFDADPGRLVAVGLGPGQPEGMTQRARGALLDAEHIVGYTTYVDLLPAEITESAEELYDTPMCGEVSRTEEAIDRALAGNDVAIIGSGDPNVYALAGLALEILESKGGTASAVDFEVVPGVPAAQSCGARLGAPLVNDTVSVSLSDHLTPMETIESRLHAVADEGFTIAIYNPWSRKRRENFQRCCEILLDHRDPDTPVGIVHGAGREDESVEIVTLGELEDLGETDLIDMTTTILVGNEDTYVWDDRMVTPRGYESKYDY, encoded by the coding sequence ATGAGCACTGACGACACCACCGACGCGAGTACCGACACCGAATCGAACTGTGGCGCGAGCAGTACCGACGACGACAGCGCCGCCACGTGCGGAGCCGGCAGCGACAGTTCGTCGTCCGGTTCCGGCTGTGGTGGCTCGGATTCGACGACCGACGAGAAGGTCGGCGCGACCGTCGACGACTTCGACGCCGACCCCGGCCGCCTCGTAGCGGTCGGTCTCGGTCCCGGCCAGCCCGAGGGGATGACCCAGCGAGCGCGGGGCGCGCTGCTCGACGCGGAGCACATCGTCGGCTACACGACCTACGTCGACCTGCTGCCAGCGGAGATCACCGAGTCGGCCGAGGAACTGTACGACACGCCGATGTGTGGCGAGGTCTCTCGGACGGAGGAGGCTATCGACCGCGCGCTGGCGGGCAACGACGTGGCGATCATCGGCAGCGGCGACCCCAACGTCTACGCGCTCGCCGGACTCGCACTGGAGATCCTCGAATCGAAGGGCGGGACGGCCAGTGCCGTCGACTTCGAGGTCGTCCCCGGCGTGCCCGCGGCCCAGTCCTGTGGCGCGCGGCTGGGCGCGCCGCTGGTCAACGACACCGTCAGCGTCTCGCTGTCCGACCACCTGACGCCCATGGAGACCATCGAGTCGCGCCTGCACGCCGTCGCCGACGAGGGCTTCACCATCGCCATCTACAACCCCTGGAGCCGCAAGCGACGGGAGAACTTCCAGCGGTGCTGTGAGATCCTGCTGGACCACCGCGACCCGGACACGCCCGTGGGGATCGTCCACGGCGCGGGCCGCGAGGACGAAAGCGTCGAGATCGTCACGCTGGGCGAGCTCGAAGACCTCGGCGAGACCGATCTGATCGACATGACGACGACCATCCTCGTGGGCAACGAGGACACCTACGTCTGGGACGACCGGATGGTGACGCCGCGGGGGTACGAGTCCAAGTATGACTACTGA
- a CDS encoding NYN domain-containing protein, whose protein sequence is MKLVSRLLGGGDDASEPRVGVFVDGPNVLRSEFDVDLDDVREEAENWGRLAITRLYVDEHATPGLIQAAEARGFEVVVTSGDVDVKLAVDATAAGADDAIDLLAIVSRDTDFKPVLESVGERGIETLAIAPGEHGRSDALRNAAQNATTLEE, encoded by the coding sequence ATGAAACTGGTGAGCCGGCTCCTCGGGGGCGGCGACGACGCGAGCGAGCCGCGGGTGGGAGTGTTCGTCGACGGGCCGAACGTGCTGCGCAGCGAGTTCGACGTGGACCTCGACGACGTGCGCGAGGAAGCCGAAAACTGGGGGCGGCTGGCGATAACGCGGCTCTACGTGGACGAACACGCCACGCCGGGCCTGATTCAGGCCGCGGAGGCGCGTGGCTTCGAGGTCGTCGTCACCAGCGGCGACGTGGACGTGAAGCTGGCCGTCGACGCCACCGCCGCCGGAGCCGACGACGCGATCGATCTGCTGGCGATCGTCTCGCGAGACACCGACTTCAAGCCCGTCCTGGAGAGTGTCGGCGAGCGGGGCATCGAGACGCTGGCGATCGCGCCGGGCGAACACGGCCGCTCGGATGCACTTCGCAACGCCGCTCAGAACGCGACGACGCTCGAAGAGTAG
- a CDS encoding TrkH family potassium uptake protein, whose amino-acid sequence MSWGVDWRASTSLVGTVVKYLSLTMLVPLVVAVVYGEDIAVFVVSIAATAVLGLALEQLDPEPDVGPREALVLVSFAWLAAAAVGTIPYLIAGNGIPFVMAPSAPASTLANPVNALFESTSGFTTTGATVLGEISTDRHSHAVMMWRQLTQWLGGMGIIVLMIAILPELAVNGAQLMQSEAPGPELQKLTPKIVETARALWLIYFGFTVLYVAVMYGLQFVGLAENMTLYNAVAHGFSTMPTGGFSPEAASIAAFKPIVQWVAIPFMVAAGINFALFWHVVRGEFRSLLEDTEFRAYAGATAVLIAVLSALLFRGAAPPLELGGTTAGATENALRQAAFQIASLLNSTGFATSDFAQWDDHTKIFLLFTMFIGGSAGSTGGGVKVVRWLVVFKAVRRELFTTANPNTVRPVRLAGQVVDEDAIRGIMGFTLLYLVLFGISAVFLGLDSARVGYDLTVLESVSASLAALGNIGPGFGRLGPFGSYLDLPDTSKLLMVFLMWIGRLEIVPVLALFVDRLDRS is encoded by the coding sequence GTGAGCTGGGGCGTCGACTGGCGGGCCAGCACGAGCCTCGTCGGTACCGTCGTGAAGTACCTCTCTCTGACGATGCTGGTGCCCCTCGTCGTCGCGGTCGTCTACGGCGAGGATATCGCCGTCTTCGTCGTGTCGATCGCCGCCACCGCCGTGCTCGGGCTGGCACTCGAACAGCTCGATCCGGAGCCAGATGTCGGCCCCCGCGAGGCGCTCGTGCTGGTCTCGTTCGCGTGGCTGGCCGCGGCCGCCGTCGGGACGATCCCCTATCTGATCGCCGGGAACGGCATCCCGTTCGTGATGGCTCCGAGCGCGCCCGCGTCGACGCTCGCCAATCCGGTCAACGCACTCTTCGAGTCGACGAGCGGCTTTACGACGACGGGAGCCACGGTGCTGGGCGAGATCAGCACGGATCGTCACTCCCACGCAGTGATGATGTGGCGACAGCTCACCCAGTGGCTGGGTGGCATGGGGATCATCGTCCTGATGATCGCGATTCTGCCGGAGCTGGCGGTCAACGGCGCACAGCTGATGCAGTCCGAGGCCCCCGGTCCGGAACTCCAGAAGCTCACCCCCAAGATCGTCGAGACGGCCCGCGCGCTGTGGCTGATCTACTTCGGCTTCACCGTGCTGTACGTCGCCGTGATGTACGGCCTCCAGTTCGTCGGGCTGGCCGAGAACATGACGCTGTACAACGCGGTCGCCCACGGTTTCTCGACGATGCCGACTGGCGGCTTCTCGCCCGAGGCCGCCAGTATCGCCGCGTTCAAGCCGATCGTCCAGTGGGTCGCGATCCCGTTCATGGTCGCGGCTGGTATCAACTTCGCCCTGTTCTGGCACGTCGTCCGCGGCGAGTTCCGATCGCTTCTCGAAGACACGGAGTTCCGGGCCTACGCCGGTGCGACGGCAGTACTGATCGCCGTGCTGTCGGCGCTACTGTTCCGCGGGGCTGCACCGCCGCTCGAACTCGGCGGGACGACGGCCGGCGCGACCGAGAACGCGCTGCGTCAGGCGGCCTTCCAGATCGCTTCCCTGCTGAACTCGACGGGATTCGCGACCAGTGACTTCGCCCAGTGGGACGACCACACGAAGATCTTCCTGCTGTTTACGATGTTTATCGGCGGCTCTGCCGGATCGACCGGCGGGGGTGTGAAGGTCGTCCGGTGGCTCGTCGTGTTCAAAGCGGTCCGTCGGGAACTGTTCACGACGGCGAATCCAAACACGGTTCGTCCGGTCCGGCTCGCCGGACAGGTCGTCGACGAGGACGCGATCCGCGGAATCATGGGCTTTACGCTGCTGTACCTGGTGCTGTTCGGCATTAGCGCGGTCTTTCTCGGTCTCGATTCTGCGCGAGTGGGCTACGACCTGACCGTCCTTGAGTCGGTCAGTGCCTCACTGGCAGCACTGGGGAACATCGGCCCGGGATTCGGCCGCCTGGGGCCGTTCGGGAGCTACCTCGATCTCCCGGACACCTCGAAGCTGTTGATGGTGTTCCTGATGTGGATCGGTCGCCTCGAGATCGTCCCCGTACTCGCGCTGTTCGTCGACCGACTGGACCGATCGTAG
- the cbiG gene encoding cobalt-precorrin 5A hydrolase, whose product MSTETDDNDTGNEESSGHCSTPDSDGEVAEEIAIISFERKLDTAREIEAEIGDDYESVDIVEYHGDVFEEYWGEYDCFVGLMASGIAMRKTAPLLDDKWDDPAIVVIDEALTWAIPITGGHHGANQVANDLARLGAVPAMTTASEAAGKQGVESKAKALDTHVVNGDSTVATNLAVLNEELAPVARLDGPKAVLVGDDVTVLKRNEDDGVVLGTGTVSGVDTQQVLDAWDAALDDLDLDRSDVDFVATGTRKEGEDGLYEAAQEIGAGVVLFEKETLETFEGPSPSRSKELIGWPGIAEASAIAGGREHDLAREKERFDDAVTVAVGR is encoded by the coding sequence ATGAGTACCGAAACAGACGACAACGACACAGGCAACGAGGAATCGAGCGGCCACTGTTCGACGCCCGACTCGGACGGGGAAGTGGCCGAAGAGATCGCGATCATCAGTTTCGAGCGCAAGCTCGACACGGCGCGCGAGATCGAGGCCGAGATCGGAGACGACTACGAGAGCGTCGACATCGTCGAGTACCACGGCGACGTGTTCGAGGAGTACTGGGGGGAGTACGACTGCTTCGTCGGCCTGATGGCCTCGGGCATCGCGATGCGAAAGACCGCGCCGCTGCTCGACGACAAGTGGGACGACCCCGCGATCGTCGTGATCGACGAGGCCCTGACCTGGGCCATCCCGATCACCGGGGGCCACCACGGTGCCAATCAGGTCGCCAACGACCTCGCCCGCCTCGGCGCGGTGCCGGCGATGACGACCGCGAGCGAGGCCGCGGGCAAGCAGGGCGTCGAGAGCAAGGCGAAAGCGCTGGACACCCACGTCGTCAACGGCGACTCGACGGTGGCGACGAACCTCGCGGTGCTGAACGAGGAACTGGCTCCCGTGGCGCGACTCGACGGCCCGAAGGCCGTCCTCGTGGGCGACGACGTGACCGTGCTCAAGCGCAACGAAGACGACGGCGTGGTGCTGGGGACGGGGACGGTCTCCGGCGTCGACACCCAGCAGGTGCTCGACGCCTGGGACGCCGCGCTCGACGACCTGGACCTCGACCGCTCGGACGTGGACTTCGTCGCCACGGGGACCCGAAAGGAGGGCGAAGACGGGCTCTACGAGGCCGCCCAGGAGATCGGGGCCGGCGTCGTCCTCTTCGAGAAAGAGACCCTGGAAACGTTCGAGGGCCCCTCGCCCTCCCGGTCGAAGGAGCTGATCGGCTGGCCGGGCATCGCGGAGGCCTCGGCCATCGCTGGCGGCCGCGAGCACGACCTCGCCCGCGAGAAGGAGCGCTTCGACGACGCCGTCACCGTGGCGGTGGGGCGGTAG
- the trkA gene encoding Trk system potassium transporter TrkA: protein MRVIIVGAGEVGRSIAANLADGHDVVVVERDAELVEELTYSLDVLAIEGDGTKLDVLREAGVEEADMLIASTDIDEINIVACGAAKAISDAFTIARVKRRDLLETWQNTNRAFDVDFMVSSDLLTAEAIFRISGVPGAQDVDTFAGGIVRMAEFEIDEDSPVTGQSVREADRYASLTFAALFRDEEVIIPTGDTVIEIGDRVVVIGSPDSIGDFATDTVCAGDESGADSVVIVGGSKIGFEVARLFEEHGYYPQLIERDEDRARELAEQLPNTTVLQSDATDSEFLLEERVDEADVVVAALESDEKNLLVSLLAERIGVDRTIAVVNQVEYADLFETVGVDIAVNPREETAEEIVRFTRDNRTEKIAMLEHDLAEVIEIEIESDSVLAGRPIADAVQDLPPGVVVGAVSRSGTLVTPRGDTTIEVGDHAIVFVESAIVDEVSAII, encoded by the coding sequence ATGCGCGTGATCATCGTCGGGGCCGGTGAGGTCGGCCGCTCGATCGCCGCGAACCTCGCCGACGGACACGACGTCGTGGTCGTCGAACGCGACGCCGAACTCGTCGAAGAACTCACCTACTCGCTGGACGTGCTCGCGATCGAGGGCGACGGTACCAAACTCGACGTTCTCCGAGAGGCCGGCGTCGAGGAGGCCGACATGCTGATCGCCAGTACCGACATCGACGAGATCAACATCGTCGCTTGCGGTGCGGCAAAGGCGATCTCTGACGCGTTCACCATCGCGCGGGTGAAGCGCCGGGACCTCCTGGAGACGTGGCAGAACACGAACCGGGCGTTCGATGTCGACTTCATGGTCAGTTCCGACCTGTTGACCGCAGAAGCCATTTTCCGTATCTCCGGCGTGCCCGGTGCCCAGGACGTCGATACGTTCGCGGGCGGAATCGTCCGGATGGCGGAGTTCGAGATCGACGAGGACAGTCCGGTCACTGGCCAGTCAGTCAGAGAAGCGGACCGCTACGCGTCGCTGACGTTCGCTGCCCTGTTCCGAGACGAGGAAGTCATCATTCCGACCGGCGACACCGTCATCGAGATCGGCGACCGGGTGGTCGTCATCGGGAGCCCGGATTCGATCGGCGACTTCGCGACCGATACGGTGTGTGCGGGCGACGAGAGCGGGGCCGACTCGGTCGTCATCGTCGGCGGCAGCAAGATCGGGTTCGAGGTCGCGCGCCTGTTCGAAGAACACGGGTACTATCCACAACTGATCGAGCGCGACGAGGACCGGGCCCGCGAACTGGCCGAACAGCTCCCGAACACGACCGTCCTCCAGAGCGACGCGACCGATTCGGAGTTTCTCCTCGAAGAGCGCGTCGACGAGGCTGACGTCGTCGTCGCCGCTCTGGAAAGCGACGAGAAGAACCTGCTCGTCTCGCTGCTGGCAGAGCGCATCGGCGTCGACCGGACGATCGCCGTCGTCAACCAGGTCGAGTACGCCGATCTGTTCGAGACCGTCGGCGTCGACATCGCGGTCAACCCCCGCGAGGAGACGGCCGAGGAGATCGTTCGCTTCACGCGGGACAACCGAACCGAGAAGATCGCCATGCTCGAACACGATCTGGCGGAAGTCATCGAGATCGAGATCGAATCCGACAGCGTGTTGGCGGGTCGCCCGATCGCCGACGCCGTTCAGGACCTCCCGCCGGGCGTCGTCGTCGGGGCGGTCTCCCGTAGCGGCACACTCGTGACGCCACGCGGCGATACGACGATCGAGGTCGGTGACCACGCCATCGTGTTCGTCGAATCAGCAATCGTCGACGAGGTCAGCGCGATTATCTGA
- the cbiT gene encoding precorrin-6Y C5,15-methyltransferase (decarboxylating) subunit CbiT, with product MAHVSLPHDAKAGPTKPEVRAVLLDKLALGPDDHFAEVGSCTGAVTIQASRRAGRVTALERKASKVATTRKNLAANDAAADVTVREAEAPDGLPDDADALFLGGSRNYEAILDHAVETEVDRIVMNVSRLEVAGSATEAFREREILDEVVQFQVSHGYELAGATSFDAENPVYMLVGGAGNREGEQ from the coding sequence ATGGCGCACGTATCGCTTCCTCACGACGCCAAGGCAGGCCCGACGAAGCCGGAAGTCAGGGCCGTCCTGCTCGACAAGCTCGCTCTCGGCCCGGACGACCACTTCGCGGAAGTCGGCTCCTGTACCGGTGCCGTGACGATCCAGGCGAGTCGCCGCGCCGGACGGGTCACCGCACTGGAGCGCAAGGCAAGTAAGGTTGCAACGACGCGCAAGAACCTCGCGGCCAACGACGCGGCCGCCGACGTGACCGTCCGCGAGGCCGAGGCCCCCGACGGACTCCCCGACGACGCCGACGCGCTCTTTCTGGGCGGGAGTCGGAACTACGAGGCGATCCTCGACCACGCCGTCGAGACCGAGGTCGATCGGATCGTAATGAACGTCTCGCGGCTCGAAGTGGCGGGTAGCGCGACCGAGGCGTTCCGCGAGCGAGAGATCCTCGACGAGGTCGTCCAGTTCCAGGTGAGCCACGGCTACGAACTCGCCGGGGCGACGAGCTTCGACGCCGAGAACCCGGTGTACATGCTCGTCGGCGGTGCGGGGAACCGGGAGGGAGAGCAGTGA
- a CDS encoding cobalt-factor II C(20)-methyltransferase, with product MTLYGVGLGPGDADLVTVRGREVLETADVVYTPGRLSRSVATAYVDEERIGDLDFPMTRDEDELRRAWKAAAAEIAPRARDGTAAFVTLGDPNVYSTFGHLRRTLDAFHPGVTVETVPGVSAVSAFTTALGVEVAAGASLTLHEAARGAAPTGPDRMVLFKVTDVPATHERLVDAGYEVVYGRRLYMEQGETVVTDDPEELTERDYYTLAYAEKRGLEAEPATATFETADERGEAGTAVEATDGDASADASAGGQR from the coding sequence GTGACCCTCTACGGCGTCGGGCTCGGCCCCGGGGACGCCGACCTCGTGACCGTGCGCGGGCGCGAGGTCCTCGAAACCGCCGACGTGGTGTACACGCCCGGCAGGCTCTCGCGGTCGGTCGCGACGGCGTACGTCGACGAGGAACGGATCGGAGACCTCGACTTCCCGATGACCCGCGACGAGGACGAACTCCGCCGGGCCTGGAAGGCGGCCGCCGCCGAGATCGCACCGCGAGCCCGCGACGGAACGGCGGCGTTCGTGACGCTCGGGGACCCGAACGTCTACTCGACGTTCGGCCACCTGCGCCGGACGCTGGACGCGTTTCACCCCGGCGTGACCGTCGAGACGGTCCCCGGCGTCAGCGCCGTCAGCGCGTTCACGACGGCGCTTGGCGTCGAAGTGGCGGCCGGCGCGAGCCTCACGCTCCACGAGGCGGCCCGCGGGGCGGCCCCGACCGGGCCAGACCGAATGGTGCTGTTCAAGGTGACGGACGTGCCGGCGACCCACGAACGGCTCGTCGACGCCGGCTACGAGGTCGTCTACGGCCGCCGGCTCTACATGGAACAGGGAGAGACGGTCGTCACCGACGACCCAGAGGAACTCACGGAACGGGACTACTACACGCTGGCCTACGCCGAGAAGCGAGGGCTCGAAGCCGAGCCGGCGACGGCGACCTTCGAGACGGCAGACGAGCGAGGAGAGGCCGGGACGGCCGTCGAGGCGACCGACGGCGATGCCAGCGCCGACGCGTCCGCGGGGGGACAGCGATGA